The DNA window CAGCTATGTCGCTGGCCACGGCCAGGGTCGCGCCTATCATGGCGGCCGCCGGCAGGGCCAGGGAGAAGCTGCTCCCATAAACTCTCCTCGCGAGCCACGGGGAGACGAGGCCTATGAAGCCCACAGGGCCCGACATAGCCACAACTGCTGAGGTGGCTGACGATGCAAGGGCAAAGACTGTTGTCCTAAGGAGGCCTGTCCTAACTCCAAGGCTTTTAGCGACGTCGTCGCCCAGCATGAACGTGTTTATGTACCTCGTGAGCGTAGCGATGCCAGCTATCGACAGTGCTGCTACGGCCGCGGACCTCAGCAGGAGGGGCCTTGTGACAAAGGCGACGCTGCCAAACATCCAGTAAAGGGCCCCAGGCAGCTTAGGGCCCAACCCTATCATGAGGAACATTGTGACTCCTGTCAGAACGTAGGAGGCTGCCACTCCAGTTATGAGAAACGTGGAGGCCCCGCCTCCAGCCAGCAACGATATTAGCGTGACGGCCGCGAGGGTCGCGAGGCCCCCGGCGAGGGCAGCGACGTAGAGCTCGAGGAAGCCCGTATGCCCAAGGTATATCATCAGGGTGACCCCCAGGAGGGCCCCTGAAGACACCCCAGCAAGGTATGGGTCGACCAGGGGGTTGCGCAGCGTGTACTGGAGCGAGGCGCCGGCTGATGCTAGGGAAACTCCAATGACGATCGCGGCCGCAGTCCTCATGAGCCTGTAAGACAGAATGTAAAGGTACGTGCTAGGAGCGCCACGGCCCGACAGGGCCTCAAAAACTTGCACTATGCCGACCTTTGAGTAGGGCCCCACAGATACCGAGGCCAGGCACGCCGCTAGCAGCAGGGCCGGCAACAGCGCCCACGTCAGACCCCTTGCCTTCAAGACGTCGCACCTGGCAGGCTGAGCGTTGACGGTGATATGACGCCCGGCGGCTGCGTTATGTTGAACGCCTGGGGGTGGAGCACCTCAGCCAGCAGCTCCACGCCGTACGGTAGTAGGACCGCCGGCTCACTTAGCAGGCTCTCGTACCAGCCCTCCACCACGTAGACCCTGCCGTACTTTATCGCGCTGATGTTCTCATACGCCGGCCCTATGGATGAGCTTAGCCACTGTATGAGGCTGGTCTCGTTGAAGAGGCCGCCGTTGCTCATAACTATTATGACCTGTGGGTTTGAATTCAGCATCTCCTCGGCACTTATCACGGGCCACCCTGTGGAGTTCTCAAAGACGTTAACTCCGCCCGCAAGCGATATCATGCTGTCCTGGAACGTGCCGCCGCCGGTCACATAGGTCGGGTTTATCCAGCTGACAAGGGCCACGCTCACAGGGCTGTAGTTAGAAAGCCTCGACTCCAAAGAGGCCATGAGCTCTGAGTCCCTCTCCACTGTGCTCACGGCCTGTTGGACGTGCCCTGTGGCCTCGCCGACCATTATTATTGACTCGTAGACGTCGCTGAGGGAGTTGTAGGAGGGCAGGAGGAGCACGGGTATGCCGTACTGGCCTAGGACCGACGCTATATAGTTGTTATAGCCCCACCCGGCCGTGCCTATTACAAGGTCAGGCCTCAGAGACAGTATGGCCTCTATGCTAGGCGAGGTGTAGGTGCTCCCTATGTTCTTTATGGAGCCGTTCTCGTACAGCTTGTTAACGGTGTAGTTGAAGGGCGGCGGGAGGTAGATGAGGCTATTGTTGTCAATGCCCACGAGCTGGCCAGCGGCGCCAACAGCTATGACGTCCTCCGTGGCCGCTGGGTCGAGGGTCACTACCCTTGTGGGCGCGCTGGGTATGAAGACCGTCTCGTTAAGGGCGTCCACAATCTCCACTGGGAACCTGAGGGACACGCTCAGCTCTTTTATCGTGCTGTTAAGCCTCGACACCTCATAGCTCACGCTGGAGTTCAGCCCAGACAGAAGCGAGCCGAGCTCCTCGCTCTCATAGGCGAGCTTCGCTGAGACTTCAGGCATTATAGTGTTGTTTATGTTTGACACCGAGGAGCTCAGAGAGCTCAGCCTCCTGTTTATGGACTGCACCTCGCTCAGGGAGTAGGCGCTAAGGGCTACTAGCACCACCATTATAGCCAGCGTTATGGCTAGAACGGACGCGGGCACGTCAACAGACCTTCTGGCGTCCCTCAACCCAGGCAACACCTGGATACCGTATCCAGGCACGGGTTTAAATCCGCATCTATTGACATCGCCTCAAGTCCACAGGCCCACGGCGGCTGCCGCGGCATAAGATAAGGCAAAAATCCCCGCCGTTTTTATAGAAGCGGGGGCAGGATGTTAGAGGGTATCAGGAGGACAGTCCTAGCAGTCTCGTCAGAGCAGGTAAGGGGGGCGGCATGGTCCGCTGAGGCCCTTGCAAAGGCCGTCATAGAGGACTCGGAGTCGGGGCGGGCCTCGTGCGATAACGTTGACGATATCTCAAGCCTCATGATCTCTGCTAACCCAACCATGGGCAGCATAGACAGCCTTGTCTGGGCCCTGAGGGAGGCATGCTACAGCGGCAGGACATTAAAGGAGGGTGCCGAGGCCTTCCTTGAGTATATGAAGCGGTCCCACGACGAGGTGGTGGCCCACGCCGGGGACCTGATCAAGGGCAAGCGCGCCACAGTGATAACAATAAGCTATAGCAGCAACGTGGTTGACGTGCTCTCTGCTATAAAGGACATGGTGACTAAGGTCTATGTACTTGAGAGCCTGCCAGGCGGCGAGGGCAGGAACGCTGCCGCTGAGCTCAGGTCGAGGAAGGTTAACGTGGAGCTCATAGCTGACGCCGCCGCCAGCTCCTACGTGGGAGAGGCGGACCTGGTACTTATAGGGGCTGACAACGTGACCTCTGACGGCTGCGTCTATAACAAGTTAGGCTCTAAGAACCTGGCAATACTCGCGGGCTACTTCGGCAAGCCGGTCATAGCGACCTTTGAGCCATACAAGATAACGCAGGACTCCCATTGCGGGGGCGTGAGGCTGCTTGAGAGGACCTACCAGGCGGAGCCCTGGGGCGAGGTGACTTACAAGGTCTTCGACGAGCTCTCGAGGGACCTTGTGGACGCCTTGCTGAGCGCCAGGGGGCTGAGCGACAACACGCCCGCCCAGCTCTCCTCGCTGAGGAAGTCGTTCGAGGAGTGGGTGATGTCAAGAATTGAAGGAAGGAAATGATGGTGAGGAGCCCTCTCTAACTGAGTTGGAGAAGCTCATCCTGACGCACATATATAAGTATGGACCTGACAGCCCATGGTACATGGCCAGGAGGCTCATGGGGGCCAGCGGGTGGGCCCCTAAGTACAGCGAGGATGAAATAGAGAGGGCCTGCAGCGACCTGGAGGCTAGGGGGTATCTTACCAGGTTCAGGGGACAACTTAAAAGGGAGGTGACCTCCTCGGTCAAGCCGTGGCTTAAGTTTAAGTCTAGGGAGATGGGTCATAAGCCGAGCGGCATTTACTATGACTTAACTAAAGCTGGAAGGAGGCTTGCATCAGGTATTTATAAGGCCATGAGGCAGGAAGGTCAAGGCTAGTTATAGATTCAACTGGTGATGTTTATGGGTGTGACTGACCTCCTCCCCGCCCTAAAGGGCGAGGGTTCCCTTAGGGCGGTTCACAGGTTCCCCCCATCTGTTCGGGCTTACATCTGTCACCTGGGGGGCAGTCGGGGTGGCCAGAGATCCCCCCATCTTGCTAAGCGCCCTCCCCTCAATGTTCAGTATAGCTATTGTGTCCCTGTCAGCCTCAAAACCACATTTAGGGCACCTGAGCCTGCGATAGCCAACCTCTACGAGCTTAGTACCGCACCTTGGACACGTAGAGGACGTGTCAGCTGGGTCAACTACGAACAGCGGCACCCCGTTCTTTTCGGCCTGCCAGTCAAGCCAGAGCCCCAGCCTCCTGTAGCCGAGCGCTATCAGGGCTGTCCTGTGCCCCTTCGGGAGCTCCCTTAGGCTCTCTATCAGCCCCGTGAGGTCCTCCCTGGCTACCGCCAGCTGGCTTTGCTTAGCCAGTGATATTATTGTATGTGATACCTTCCTGGCCCAGTCCTCTAAAATGTTCTTTGTCTTCCTGCGGAAGTGCCTTATCCTCCTCCTTACACCGCTCCTCCTACGCCAGGCCCTGTACCTTGAGGAGGAGTACTTCCCCTGAAGCCTTTCAGCGAGCCTCCTGTAGCGCAGGGCCCTCTCAACGGGCGTCTCAACCCTTACCTCAACGCGTGAGTTGCCAACGACTATCTGCCTCTCGTTCACGTCAACTGCCAGCACGCCCTTGGGGGCGTACTTGGCTGGCCTTGGCACACGCTTGGTCACATAAAGGTCAAACCTGCCGTCCCTAAATACAAGCCTGGCCTCTCTGTTAGGGAAGTCGTCATACCTCCTATCCCAACCAATTACCCTGAGCTTATAACCTCCTGCTAGCTCCATATGGTTATCCTTTATCCTGTAGCCCTCTTCATATGTCAGCCACATGCTTAGGTTCCTAGCTGTTGGCACAGCGCCCCTTCTCGGGTTCTTAAGCCACGACCTGGCTATAGCTATGGCCTCCCTGTAGCAGTCCTGGGCGACCCTGGATGGCAGGCCGTACCTCTCCCTCAGGTCATTATACAGGAGCCTGTGGGCCTTGGTGAGGCTCAGGGCCCTGCTCGCTATTATTGCCCTTACCGAGTAGTTTAGGGCGTCCCTGTACCTCTTCATGAGGTTCACTAAGGCCTGCTGTTGCTCGGGCTCGGGGCTAACCCTCATTTTAACACTCAGGGTTAGCTCTCCCTCACCGCCCGCGGGCATTCACTCCACCCTGTTCTTCTGAATGTCCACCTTCCTCATACAGTTGGGGCATGTAAAGCCTCAGGAACTCAAGGAGGTCATCACCGCCGCCCTCGGGAAGGGCCCTCGTTCTCAGGGCCTCGACGAGTGCGGGCCCTTCACCCCTCACTGGGCAGCTCACCCACGTAACCATATGATAGAAAAGCTTATAAGCTTTTCTATCAACTCTAGCTTTTGATGATAGCATGGCTAAGTTCATATACGTCGAGAGCACGGTGATAAAGTACAGGGGCGGGACCGTGGTCCTTTACCCGCTGGCTAAGTACCAGCCAGAGGTGAAGCCTCTGCACGGTAGGAAGGTGCACGTGATAATAATAGCGGAGGAGTGGCGTTATTCTCTATAAACCTATATGAATGTTAAAACAGCTACGTAAGGCGCGTTAAACACACTAAAGAAACAGTGAACCTAATGGTTTCAACCGTAAAGAAGGCCCCTATTTTCATCATAGATCATAACTGAGTAGCACACCCGTAAAAGGGGTGTAAACCCTGAGACCTCGGGGTCCATCGCCCTTCAGGGCGTGGAGAAGGTCAGCAAAGTCCATTAGTAGGCCTGGCTAACAGGATTTAAGAGACCTCCGCATCTGCTAAGACTTCCTGGGCGCGGCATGGCCCTCAGCGACACTTATGATGCAATGTCACGGCGCCCTGGCCACGGTGTGCTGTACTTCCTTTTACTGTCGCCTTGGTAGTGGCTGCAGCGATAATTGTAGGCTATGTGCTTATAGAGCTAAAGCTTATACCCACAGGGTTTGAGAACTACGTTTACGGCATACTTTGGCTTATAGTCTCAATCTCAGTGACGCAGCTAATTGCGATGGCCATTAAGAGCAGGCTGTCCTCGACGGTGGGTTCTGCTAACGCCTCCTCAGTGGCCTTCATAGTGAGGCTTAGCGGCTACGTGATTGCGTTTGTGGTGTTTCTTGCAATAATAAGGGTAGGGGTAACAGAGGCCCTGGCAGCCGGCGGCTTCACAGGGCTGGTGGTAGGACTTGCCTCTCAGTTCGTCCTCTCTAACATATTTGGCGGCATAGTAATAATACTTACGAGACCCTTCAGGGTGGGCGACAGGATAACGTTCAGCACCTGGCAGTACGGCCTTATAGTGCCCTCCTACCCGCCCAAGTTCTTCTCAACTGACTACTTGGTGCCCGGCTATACTGGCGTTGTAGAGGAGATAAACCTGATGTACACAGTTATACTCTCGGATGACAACGTTCCAATAAAGGTGCCAAACAGCGTCATGGCCCAGGCGGCGATATTTGTCCACTCAGGCAACGAGGTCAGAAGGGTCAGGACGCGTTACGAGGTTCCCAAGGACCTTGACCCTGAGGTGGTCATAAAGAGGCTCGAGAAGGAACTTTCAGCGCTTCCTATCGTGGCCGATGTGCCCACGATAAGGGTCATAGAGAGTAGTCAGAGCACCTATGTCCTAGCAATAGACGCTAGGTGTAAGACGATGTTTGAGGACGAGGCACGGCACAGCATCTTAATAACTGTAATGAAGACCATTAAAGCTATTCAGGAGGAACAGAAGGGGGCTAAGCTCAGTGGCCAGCCCTAGCGGCCCCTCCTCCTGGTCCTCAGGGCGACTAACATTAGCAGCGAGGCCAGGAGGGGCGAACCTATGACAAGGGCTCCACCATAACCGTCCTCTATAAGTGCCGCAATTACAACGCCACCCAAGATGCCGCTGAACGCCTTGCCAGTGTACATAGCAGCATTATTTGACGTTGAGAACGCCTCGCCGTAGAGGTCGCCAACAATGCTGAAGAACAGCGGTATCTGGGCCCCTCCAAAGAGGCCCACCATGGCAACTGAGGCCACCCTGAGCTGCGGCGGCCCCATAAGGGATGAGGCAGAGAAGGCCGCTATGACGACGAGGGAGAGCTCTATGGTCTTTGGCCTTCCCAGCCTGTCTGAGAGCGCCCCGAGCAGCGGCCTGCCGAGGCCGCTGAAGAGTGGGAAGAGGGAGACCGCCACGCTCAGCAGGTACCCCCTGAGGCCCGTCAGCGGCCTGAGGGAGCTTGAGAAGGAGACCAGGGGCACGATGGCGAAGACAAAGGTAGCGTAGAGGAGCCACCAGCTGACCCCTCTCACAGCCTTGGAGACGCTGACTCCCCTCAGCCCGCCCGGGTACTTAAGGGTTGCCGCTATGACTGTGAGGGCCACGAGCTCCACTAGTCCTATTGCAAGGGCCGCCTCCCTGAAGTCCCTTGAGGACTCTATGAGCGGGTTGGCAACTGCCGCCCCGAGGCCGAAGCCGAGGCTCACGAGGCCTGTGGCGAGGCCCCTCCTGTCTGGGAACCACTTGACTGCCACGTTTGAGGCTATGCCGTACAGGACCCCCTCGCCCACGCTGCCAAGCCCCCAGGCAACGTAGAACTCTATCACATCTCTCGAGAACGCCGTTCCAAGGAAGCCGACAGCTGAGAGGAGCGCCGCGGCGGGCGCTATGACCCTTGGTCCCCTCGCGTCTGCCAGGGGGCCGAGCGCCAGCTGGGAGACCGTGGAGAGCACAGCAAATATTGAGAATGCTGTGGCGACCTTAATGAGGCTGACTTCAAGGCCTGAGGCTATCATCGGCCCCAGGACGTTCCAGGAGTACTGGTAGAGGGAGTTAAACGCCATAACCGCGAAGCTGGCGGCCAGGAGGGTCTCCCTGCGCGTCCTGAGCACCTGGGTCGACGTAGGGCGGCAACTAATATAATAGCTCCTCCTAATATCTTATTAAAAAGGCTAGTCCCAGGCTTAGGGTCGCTTTAGGTGACAGCCTTGAGTGAAGGCGAGCTAGAGTCCAAGTTGAGGAGCCTGCTAGGCCTAAACAAGTATGAGGCTGAGACCTACTCGGCGCTGCTAAGGCTTGGCAGCGGCAGGCCTGCAGACATAGCCAGGGAGTCATCAGTTCCGGCTCAGAGGGTCTACGACATCCTCAAGAGCCTTGAGTCTATGGGCCTCGTGACTGAGGCTGACGGCGTCTACAGGCTCGTGGACCCAAGGCAGGCTATGTCAGCAATCGCCCAGGCTGAGGTCCTCCAGAGCCTTGAGAGGGCCAGGGCCCTCAGCGAGCTCGGCGACGAGATAGCCAAGGCCTTCGGCTCTGCCCAGGGGCCCGCCGTGACGCTTATCAAGGGGCTTAGCAACGTGCTCGGCGCTGCGGTATCGTATGGGAGCTCGTGCTCCTCGAGGCCGATATTTATGGCCTTTAAGGTCTTCGATAGGCTCCCCCAGCTGCTGCCGGAGC is part of the Acidilobus sp. 7A genome and encodes:
- a CDS encoding iron ABC transporter permease encodes the protein MKARGLTWALLPALLLAACLASVSVGPYSKVGIVQVFEALSGRGAPSTYLYILSYRLMRTAAAIVIGVSLASAGASLQYTLRNPLVDPYLAGVSSGALLGVTLMIYLGHTGFLELYVAALAGGLATLAAVTLISLLAGGGASTFLITGVAASYVLTGVTMFLMIGLGPKLPGALYWMFGSVAFVTRPLLLRSAAVAALSIAGIATLTRYINTFMLGDDVAKSLGVRTGLLRTTVFALASSATSAVVAMSGPVGFIGLVSPWLARRVYGSSFSLALPAAAMIGATLAVASDIAARLILYPSEAPLTAVTSVFGAPLLVYILLKSRGESPW
- a CDS encoding ABC transporter substrate-binding protein, which produces MRDARRSVDVPASVLAITLAIMVVLVALSAYSLSEVQSINRRLSSLSSSVSNINNTIMPEVSAKLAYESEELGSLLSGLNSSVSYEVSRLNSTIKELSVSLRFPVEIVDALNETVFIPSAPTRVVTLDPAATEDVIAVGAAGQLVGIDNNSLIYLPPPFNYTVNKLYENGSIKNIGSTYTSPSIEAILSLRPDLVIGTAGWGYNNYIASVLGQYGIPVLLLPSYNSLSDVYESIIMVGEATGHVQQAVSTVERDSELMASLESRLSNYSPVSVALVSWINPTYVTGGGTFQDSMISLAGGVNVFENSTGWPVISAEEMLNSNPQVIIVMSNGGLFNETSLIQWLSSSIGPAYENISAIKYGRVYVVEGWYESLLSEPAVLLPYGVELLAEVLHPQAFNITQPPGVISPSTLSLPGATS
- a CDS encoding RNA-guided endonuclease TnpB family protein; amino-acid sequence: MPAGGEGELTLSVKMRVSPEPEQQQALVNLMKRYRDALNYSVRAIIASRALSLTKAHRLLYNDLRERYGLPSRVAQDCYREAIAIARSWLKNPRRGAVPTARNLSMWLTYEEGYRIKDNHMELAGGYKLRVIGWDRRYDDFPNREARLVFRDGRFDLYVTKRVPRPAKYAPKGVLAVDVNERQIVVGNSRVEVRVETPVERALRYRRLAERLQGKYSSSRYRAWRRRSGVRRRIRHFRRKTKNILEDWARKVSHTIISLAKQSQLAVAREDLTGLIESLRELPKGHRTALIALGYRRLGLWLDWQAEKNGVPLFVVDPADTSSTCPRCGTKLVEVGYRRLRCPKCGFEADRDTIAILNIEGRALSKMGGSLATPTAPQVTDVSPNRWGEPVNRPKGTLAL
- a CDS encoding mechanosensitive ion channel family protein: MAAAIIVGYVLIELKLIPTGFENYVYGILWLIVSISVTQLIAMAIKSRLSSTVGSANASSVAFIVRLSGYVIAFVVFLAIIRVGVTEALAAGGFTGLVVGLASQFVLSNIFGGIVIILTRPFRVGDRITFSTWQYGLIVPSYPPKFFSTDYLVPGYTGVVEEINLMYTVILSDDNVPIKVPNSVMAQAAIFVHSGNEVRRVRTRYEVPKDLDPEVVIKRLEKELSALPIVADVPTIRVIESSQSTYVLAIDARCKTMFEDEARHSILITVMKTIKAIQEEQKGAKLSGQP
- a CDS encoding MFS transporter yields the protein MLRTRRETLLAASFAVMAFNSLYQYSWNVLGPMIASGLEVSLIKVATAFSIFAVLSTVSQLALGPLADARGPRVIAPAAALLSAVGFLGTAFSRDVIEFYVAWGLGSVGEGVLYGIASNVAVKWFPDRRGLATGLVSLGFGLGAAVANPLIESSRDFREAALAIGLVELVALTVIAATLKYPGGLRGVSVSKAVRGVSWWLLYATFVFAIVPLVSFSSSLRPLTGLRGYLLSVAVSLFPLFSGLGRPLLGALSDRLGRPKTIELSLVVIAAFSASSLMGPPQLRVASVAMVGLFGGAQIPLFFSIVGDLYGEAFSTSNNAAMYTGKAFSGILGGVVIAALIEDGYGGALVIGSPLLASLLMLVALRTRRRGR
- a CDS encoding helix-turn-helix domain-containing protein, whose translation is MSEGELESKLRSLLGLNKYEAETYSALLRLGSGRPADIARESSVPAQRVYDILKSLESMGLVTEADGVYRLVDPRQAMSAIAQAEVLQSLERARALSELGDEIAKAFGSAQGPAVTLIKGLSNVLGAAVSYGSSCSSRPIFMAFKVFDRLPQLLPELRRLVRSLPSGALIIVPRGLLAKYKESAEEFRGYGVEFVESDLALLDLMVSCNTVIVGLPRGDDAVAVVVNDKDFAEAMYNRLEALLAGRA